The Planctomycetia bacterium nucleotide sequence CACAACACAGGAAGCCGGGAAGTTCCCGGCTCAGATCGAGTGATTTTAGGCCGCGAAACTATACTTGCGGATTGGGACAAGAATGGGGTCTGGACACTGCCAGAAGCCACTTGCAGGAAAGAATTGGCCGCCACTCGCGATACGCTCCACACATATCGAATCACCGAAGAATTGCCGGGATTATTACCGCCGACCGCGTCGAATGTGACTATGTCGCCTTCAGATGCCGAGTTGGGCCCCTCAATTCGCAGCGGCTCACCACCAGTCGGGGTTTGAACATCAACCGGTAGCGACGGTGCCGACATCTGAACAGAATTGTGCGCCTGCACGCGGAAGGAATAATCAACGCCGGGTGTGAGTCCGTCGAACTCGTAGAACATCACATCGCCTTGGTGCGGTCCGGCGATGGTGCGGACAACGACCCCTTGGGCCGAGATGGCGGTTACGGTGTAGCTCAATTCTGTGGCTGCGCGGTCATTCCACCGAAGTCGTACGGTGGTCGCCGAAACGTCGGTTGCGGTCAGATTCTCCGGGGCCGACAGTGTGGTGACCGCTGGAAACTTGTTTGTTGCCAGTCCGTTACCCTGCGAGTCGCTGAACGCACGCACGCGATAGTAGTATCTTGTCCCTTCGGCCAGCGGGGCAGTCGAAGATCCTGTCGGTCCCGTGCCGTCATACCAAGCCACCAAGTTCTGGGCCGCAGACTGAAAGTCCGGGTTTCCGGCCGATGGACGGTACTCGGCGACCGGTTCATCCCATGTGACGCCGTCGGAACTGCGCCAAACACGGTATCCATCCAACGGTTGCCCGCTTTCGGTCGCCGGCCGGCTCCATTCCAGCCGCGTCGAACTTTTGCTGTAACCAGTCGCCTGGAGAACGTTCGGGCCAGACGGCGGAGCAAAGAGTTTCGACCCAAACTTTGCGGCGACGATCGTGAAGTCGTTAAGATTGACTGATCCGTCGTAGTCGAAGTCGGCTTGGGTGAAGTTGCGCCCGCTTTGGCCAAAGTTGGCTGCGAGCGTTGTGAAGTCATCGAGATCGACGGTCCGGTCACGGGTTGAGTCGCCGAGCCAGAAAAAGTCTGTTGTGAAAAAGTCGCCGGAAGAACTCTGGTTTGAGACGTTTGCAACCTTGCCGGCCCCCAGCAGCACTTCAATGTTGCCTTCATGAAGCTTCCCGCCAAGGAGCAGATTGTTCGGGTCGTTCGGCGTCGCGGAAGCGTCCCGGAACACCCAAGTCGTGCTAAAGTCAGTTCCTTGATAACTGGCGGAGGCGATGTCGTCTCCGGGGACAAGAGCATAGCCATTCATCAGGTGGAGAATCTCAAGATCACTGGTGTCGAACGAGGCGCTGTTCATCGGCTGATTGAAATCGATCTTGTAACGGTGCGGGAGCACGTTGACATCGAGATTGCCGTTCAGCGCTGTTGGCGCGCCGGCTAAAGTCATGCCTTGCGTTTCATAGAATGGCGATACAGCCGCCGGGTTGTACGAACGAATGCGGAAGGCGTAGTTTGTCGAAGCGAACAAGGATGAAGCATGGTGGCTCGTGGAATTCGCGGATGGCCTGGCGATGCGAACCCACGGGCCGCCATCCTTCGAGCGATAAATTTCGTACCCTTCCTCGTCACTTGTGGTGTCGACCCAAGTCAGGTTGACGTAGTCGCTGCCGACCTGTCCGCTCTGGAATCCCAGCCCGGTGCCCGGAGTGGCCCTGGCGGCTGTGACGGAATTGAGCTCGCGTAGCGAGTAAAAGCTGTCATTACCTGCGCGCACGGTTCTGATTCGATAATAGTAATCCACGCCAGCCTGTACGGTTGTGTCAACGAAGTGCCCCGTATCCGCTCCGGCCGTTGTGATCGTCGTCCATGACACGCCATTCGTCGACCGCTGAATGCGGTAACCCGTCTCATTTTCGCTACGATCAATCCACCCGACCTCATTTGTGGTATCGCTGACCCGGCGAATTGCAACGCCGTCGGGGATCGAGTTTGCGCTGGGCAGGGTGTCGGAATTGACGAACTCAAGATCGTCCTCATCCACCACGCCGCTGTAGTCGTAATCTCCCTGAAGGAAGTTACCCGCCAGGCCGAGATTCGCGCTAACAATATCGGCATCGGCGTTGTCTTCGACACCGTCGCGGTTTCCGTCGCCGTTGAGATAGAAGAATTCGAAAGACGTATCCTGATTCAGGTTCTGCGCCTCCGCGTTTTGGAGGTCGGAGGAGTGGAGCGTGACGCGATACCGCCCGGATGGCAACCTCTGCGAGCCTGCCGGCGTGGTGTAGGTCATCGTGGCCGTGAAATTGGAACTGTTCCAGCCGAGACTGAAATTACTCGTGCCGACCCGAGTGTCGGAGCCAAGCCGCTCCACCCAAAGATCGCCGACCCCCAGGCTGGAGGAAACATCTTGATCGAACTGTACGCTGATTTTGTGTGGAGCCGTCTCGAAGTGAAAACTGTTTG carries:
- a CDS encoding fibronectin type III domain-containing protein, with product MRRRGSHKSARKVYAHRQATLAASVIEMLEQRQLLTGEPAVVANSFHFETAPHKISVQFDQDVSSSLGVGDLWVERLGSDTRVGTSNFSLGWNSSNFTATMTYTTPAGSQRLPSGRYRVTLHSSDLQNAEAQNLNQDTSFEFFYLNGDGNRDGVEDNADADIVSANLGLAGNFLQGDYDYSGVVDEDDLEFVNSDTLPSANSIPDGVAIRRVSDTTNEVGWIDRSENETGYRIQRSTNGVSWTTITTAGADTGHFVDTTVQAGVDYYYRIRTVRAGNDSFYSLRELNSVTAARATPGTGLGFQSGQVGSDYVNLTWVDTTSDEEGYEIYRSKDGGPWVRIARPSANSTSHHASSLFASTNYAFRIRSYNPAAVSPFYETQGMTLAGAPTALNGNLDVNVLPHRYKIDFNQPMNSASFDTSDLEILHLMNGYALVPGDDIASASYQGTDFSTTWVFRDASATPNDPNNLLLGGKLHEGNIEVLLGAGKVANVSNQSSSGDFFTTDFFWLGDSTRDRTVDLDDFTTLAANFGQSGRNFTQADFDYDGSVNLNDFTIVAAKFGSKLFAPPSGPNVLQATGYSKSSTRLEWSRPATESGQPLDGYRVWRSSDGVTWDEPVAEYRPSAGNPDFQSAAQNLVAWYDGTGPTGSSTAPLAEGTRYYYRVRAFSDSQGNGLATNKFPAVTTLSAPENLTATDVSATTVRLRWNDRAATELSYTVTAISAQGVVVRTIAGPHQGDVMFYEFDGLTPGVDYSFRVQAHNSVQMSAPSLPVDVQTPTGGEPLRIEGPNSASEGDIVTFDAVGGNNPGNSSVIRYVWSVSRVAANSFLQVASGSVQTPFLSQSASIVSRPKITRSEPGTSRLPVL